The region CTCGGTTTTGCGCCGTGGCTGCTGTTGATCGTTTTCTGGATCTTCATGATGCGCCAGATGCAGGGTGGCGGCGGTCCGAAGGGGTTATTCTCATTTGGAAAGTCTCGCGCACGGTTGCTGACTGCGGAAGGTACAAAAGTGACGTTCTCGGATGTTGCCGGATGTGACGAAGCCAAGGAAGAATTGCAGGAGATTATTGAATTCCTTAAGGAGCCGGGGAAATTCCAGAAACTCGGCGGCAAGATTCCCAAAGGCGCACTGCTGCTCGGCAATCCCGGAACAGGAAAGACTCTGCTCGCTCGTGCTGTCGCGGGTGAAGCTGATGTTCCTTTCTTCTCGATGAGCGGCTCAGACTTTGTCGAAATGTTCGTCGGTGTCGGTGCATCGCGGGTGCGCGACCTGTTCGACCAAGGCAAGAAGAACGCCCCCTGTATCATATTCATCGACGAAATCGACGCCGTCGGCCGTCACAGAGGCGCAGGTCTCGGAGGTGGTCACGATGAGCGCGAACAGACGCTGAATCAGCTTCTCGTCGAGATGGATGGATTCGAGTCGAACGAGGGTGTTATTCTGCTGGCAGCGACAAACCGTCCCGACGTGCTCGATCCGGCTCTTCTCCGCCCCGGCAGATTCGATCGCCAGATTATCGTGGATCAGCCAGATATCAAGGGCCGCGAGGGCATTCTTAGGGTGCACGTGAGGAAAGTCAACATAGATGAGTCCGTCGATCTGGAAGTCCTTGCCCGGGGAACTCCCGGTATGTCTGGAGCCGAACTGGCCAACATGGTCAATGAGGCTGCACTTCTTGCAGCCCGCAAGAACCATGATAAAGTGCTGATGGATGATATGGAACAGGCCAAAGACAAGGTCATGATGGGCACCGAACGACGGTCGCTTGTGATCTCGGAGGAAGAGAAGAAGACTACGGCATATCACGAGGCTGGTCATGCGCTCGTTGCAAGGCTGATGCCGAAATCGGACCCCGTGCACAAAGTCACCATTATCCCGAGAGGTATGGCGCTCGGCTTGACTTCC is a window of Candidatus Zixiibacteriota bacterium DNA encoding:
- the ftsH gene encoding ATP-dependent zinc metalloprotease FtsH codes for the protein MSNFDQDRRSGREPSGNRQNKDKKDEFQWKRNARPLFFWLVIVLVLIFFIKFYYSGQTELAQITYSEFLSEVDKGNVTEVVFIDHDIHGKFREPYSHVVAGESKAYDDFKTRLVFEDPSLLTRLEESNVQIKAEEQPFSWLTILGFAPWLLLIVFWIFMMRQMQGGGGPKGLFSFGKSRARLLTAEGTKVTFSDVAGCDEAKEELQEIIEFLKEPGKFQKLGGKIPKGALLLGNPGTGKTLLARAVAGEADVPFFSMSGSDFVEMFVGVGASRVRDLFDQGKKNAPCIIFIDEIDAVGRHRGAGLGGGHDEREQTLNQLLVEMDGFESNEGVILLAATNRPDVLDPALLRPGRFDRQIIVDQPDIKGREGILRVHVRKVNIDESVDLEVLARGTPGMSGAELANMVNEAALLAARKNHDKVLMDDMEQAKDKVMMGTERRSLVISEEEKKTTAYHEAGHALVARLMPKSDPVHKVTIIPRGMALGLTS